A window of the Lactuca sativa cultivar Salinas chromosome 5, Lsat_Salinas_v11, whole genome shotgun sequence genome harbors these coding sequences:
- the LOC111916131 gene encoding uncharacterized protein LOC111916131 produces the protein MATRGMTTLEKEKKELENTCAWLRSTVEDVNRKHSYTFNDLNHSEAKMERVLNILKTTSLICNSMGDDHKGIDKITEFGDNIKHHVKEVEAIMKAFEAMKKTLKDKEKEVEAITKAFKDKAKGKKFWTMVSCATTVLVVVSLVCFFRGYRLNGGFC, from the coding sequence ATGGCGACTAGAGGCATGACCACACtcgaaaaagaaaagaaagagttGGAAAACACTTGTGCATGGTTAAGATCCACTGTTGAAGATGTCAATAGGAAACATTCTTACACGTTTAATGATCTAAATCATTCTGAAGCTAAAATGGAACGAGTCTTGAACATCTTGAAGACCACCTCTTTGATCTGTAACTCAATGGGAGATGATCACAAGGGTATTGATAAAATAACTGAATTTGGAGACAATATCAAACATCACGTAAAAGAAGTTGAAGCGATCATGAAAGCTTTTGAAGCAATGAAGAAAACATTAAAGGATAAAGAGAAAGAAGTTGAAGCAATTACGAAAGCATTCAAGGATAAGGCGAAGGGGAAGAAGTTCTGGACAATGGTGTCATGTGCAACCACCGTTTTAGTTGTTGTTTCTTTAGTTTGTTTTTTTCGAGGCTATCGCTTAAACGGAGGATTTTGTTAA
- the LOC111916132 gene encoding uncharacterized protein LOC111916132, protein MAKKKTNPQSKNNKSPETQLAIPRQTIDEGSSEKLYYLKTLNAMLLEETVERRQQVHTLTRVNRSLGSELNRCESQLNELIERVVMLEFENKLVSGFFALLGKEMLEICGKERVAMEEEIRELERDASRVLDETNAIEKAKNKKVVDFEEKCIMSFKKVEDMRTEIDVLVKEKQEMEGDLRRLTEEKNLVSKDLQEALKKTEHQKLIIDEIVVEKTRINYAKNQGEGYIVQLNGEIDDLKNTIRTQRESEGCRRKIVFPSFINGRKVRGGEGFWSHIFLPNWADLRRK, encoded by the coding sequence ATGGCAAAAAAGAAAACAAACCCACAATCCAAAAACAACAAATCCCCCGAAACCCAATTAGCAATCCCGCGTCAAACCATTGATGAAGGCTCTTCCGAGAAACTCTACTACTTGAAAACATTGAATGCAATGTTGCTTGAAGAGACCGTTGAGCGACGTCAACAGGTGCATACGCTGACCCGTGTTAATCGCTCTTTGGGATCAGAGTTGAATCGGTGTGAATCCCAGTTAAATGAGTTAATTGAACGAGTGGTGATGTTGGAGTTTGAGAATAAATTGGTGTCTGGTTTTTTTGCGTTGCTGGGGAAAGAAATGTTGGAGATTTGCGGTAAGGAGAGAGTTGCAATGGAGGAGGAAATCCGAGAATTGGAGAGAGACGCGAGTCGGGTTTTAGACGAGACAAATGCAATCGAAAAAGCGAAGAACAAGAAAGTCGTTGATTTTGAGGAGAAATGTATCATGAGTTTTAAAAAAGTAGAGGATATGAGAACGGAGATTGATGTCCTGGTGAAAGAAAAACAAGAAATGGAGGGAGATTTGCGAAGATTAACTGAAGAAAAGAATTTGGTTTCTAAAGATTTGCAGGAGGCTTTGAAGAAGACAGAACACCAGAAACTCATAATAGATGAAATTGTCGTGGAGAAAACGAGAATAAATTATGCCAAGAATCAAGGGGAAGGTTACATTGTTCAGCTCAATGGAGAAATCGATGACTTAAAGAACACAATTCGGACACAGAGGGAAAGTGAGGGGTGtcgaaggaaaatcgtgttcccgagtttcattaatggaAGGAAAGTGAGGGGAGGAGAAGGATTTTGGAGTCATATTTTCCTCCCAAATTGGGCGGATTTGAGAAGAAAGTGA